In a genomic window of Amphiprion ocellaris isolate individual 3 ecotype Okinawa chromosome 13, ASM2253959v1, whole genome shotgun sequence:
- the sfxn5b gene encoding sideroflexin-5b isoform X1, with translation MAESAACPAFQLGRSRYDQSSFLGRLRHFVDIIDPSTLFVSEIRLKECIKLLDDYKHGTLPPGVSDVQLWEAQKIKQAIIHPDTGEKIFMPFRMSGYVPFGTPIVIGLLLPNQTVVSTIIWQWLNQSHNACVNYANRNATKPTPTSKFLQGYVGAVTSAVSIAVGLNVLIQKANKLSPATRMIIQRLVPFPAVASANICNVGLMRHNELSEGIDVLDNNGNVVGSSKIAARHAIMETAFTRVVLPMPIFVLPPIIMSYLERLRFLQSNRRLLLPIHSFVCLLTFGLSLPVAISLFPQMSQIEVSRLEPEIAMATDCKVVTYNKGL, from the exons AGTTCATTCCTTGGTCGACTGAGACACTTTGTAGACATCATCGACCCCAGCACCCTGTTTGTGTCGGAG ATACGATTAAAAGAATGCATCAAGCTCCTTGATGACTATAAACATGGCACGCTTCCACCTGGAGTGTCCGATGTTCAG TTGTGGGAGGCCCAGAAGATCAAACAG GCCATCATTCATCCTGACACAGGGGAGAAGATCTTCATGCCATTTCGAATGTCAG GTTATGTACCATTCGGAACACCAATT GTCATTGGCCTCCTTCTCCCAAATCAGACTGTGGTGTCTACCATTATTTGGCAG TGGCTGAATCAGAGTCACAATGCCTGCGTGAACTACGCCAACCGCAACGCTACAAAG CCTACGCCAACATCTAAGTTTCTTCAAGGCTATGTGGGAGCCGTGACGAGTGCCGTCTCCATTGCA gtGGGACTGAATGTGCTGATTCAGAAGGCCAACAAGCTGAGCCCTGCCACCAGAATGATAATCCAGAGACTTGTCCCCTTCCCAGCTGTAG CGAGTGCAAACATCTGCAACGTGGGCCTGATGAGACACAATGAGCTGTCTGAAGGTATCGATGTGCTGGACAACAATGGGAATGTGGTGGGATCCTCCAAAATCGCTGCAAGACAT GCTATCATGGAGACCGCCTTCACACGTGTGGTCCTCCCCATGCCGATCTTCGTCCTGCCCCCCATCATCATGTCCTACCTCGAGAG GCTGCGATTCCTGCAGAGCAACCGCAGATTGTTGCTGCCCATCCACAGCTTTGTGTGCCTGCTCACCTTCGGCCTCTCGCTGCCTGTGGCCATCAGTCTGTTCCCCCAGATGTCTCAG ATTGAAGTATCTCGCCTTGAGCCGGAGATCGCCATGGCAACAGATTGCAAGGTGGTGACCTACAACAAGGGTTTATGA
- the sfxn5b gene encoding sideroflexin-5b isoform X2, protein MAESAACPAFQLGRSRYDQSSFLGRLRHFVDIIDPSTLFVSEIRLKECIKLLDDYKHGTLPPGVSDVQLWEAQKIKQWLNQSHNACVNYANRNATKPTPTSKFLQGYVGAVTSAVSIAVGLNVLIQKANKLSPATRMIIQRLVPFPAVASANICNVGLMRHNELSEGIDVLDNNGNVVGSSKIAARHAIMETAFTRVVLPMPIFVLPPIIMSYLERLRFLQSNRRLLLPIHSFVCLLTFGLSLPVAISLFPQMSQIEVSRLEPEIAMATDCKVVTYNKGL, encoded by the exons AGTTCATTCCTTGGTCGACTGAGACACTTTGTAGACATCATCGACCCCAGCACCCTGTTTGTGTCGGAG ATACGATTAAAAGAATGCATCAAGCTCCTTGATGACTATAAACATGGCACGCTTCCACCTGGAGTGTCCGATGTTCAG TTGTGGGAGGCCCAGAAGATCAAACAG TGGCTGAATCAGAGTCACAATGCCTGCGTGAACTACGCCAACCGCAACGCTACAAAG CCTACGCCAACATCTAAGTTTCTTCAAGGCTATGTGGGAGCCGTGACGAGTGCCGTCTCCATTGCA gtGGGACTGAATGTGCTGATTCAGAAGGCCAACAAGCTGAGCCCTGCCACCAGAATGATAATCCAGAGACTTGTCCCCTTCCCAGCTGTAG CGAGTGCAAACATCTGCAACGTGGGCCTGATGAGACACAATGAGCTGTCTGAAGGTATCGATGTGCTGGACAACAATGGGAATGTGGTGGGATCCTCCAAAATCGCTGCAAGACAT GCTATCATGGAGACCGCCTTCACACGTGTGGTCCTCCCCATGCCGATCTTCGTCCTGCCCCCCATCATCATGTCCTACCTCGAGAG GCTGCGATTCCTGCAGAGCAACCGCAGATTGTTGCTGCCCATCCACAGCTTTGTGTGCCTGCTCACCTTCGGCCTCTCGCTGCCTGTGGCCATCAGTCTGTTCCCCCAGATGTCTCAG ATTGAAGTATCTCGCCTTGAGCCGGAGATCGCCATGGCAACAGATTGCAAGGTGGTGACCTACAACAAGGGTTTATGA